From the Actinomadura luzonensis genome, the window ACGACCAGGTCAAGCTGCGCGGCCTGCGGATCGAGCCGGGCGAGATCGAGGCGGCCCTGCGCGCGCTGCCCGCCGTCCGCGACGCCGCGGTGATCGTCCGCGAGGACCGGCTGGTCGCCTACGTCACGCCAGGGGAGGCGGAGCCGGACCGGTCCGCCGGGCCGGACCACGCCGCGCTGCGGGCCGCGTTGAAGCGCACCCTGCCCGACCACATGGTGCCGGCCGCCTTCGTCACGCTGGACGCGCTGCCGCTCGGCCCCAGCGGCAAGCTGGACCGCCGCCGCCTGCCCGCCCCGGTCGCCGCCCGCGACGCCGGGGTGGCGCTGGTCGCCCCCGCCACCCCCACCGAGTCGGCGCTGGCCGCGATCTGGCGCGACCTGCTGGGCCTGGACGCCGTGGGCGTGCACGACGACTTCTTCGACCTGGGCGGCCACTCGCTGCTGGCCACGCAGGTGGTGGCCCGGCTGCGCCGGGACAGCGGCCTCGCGGTCGCCGTCATGGACGTCTTCAAGCATCGCACGATCCGCGAGCTGGCCGCGCTCGCCGACACGCCCGCCGAGCGGCGCGGTCCGCGCGCCCTGCTGCACCGGCTCACCCCCGCCTCGCGGCGGGCGCCGGAGCTGACCTACGTCTGCGTGCCGTACGGCGGCGGCAGCGCGGTCGTCTACCAGCCGCTCGCCGACGCCCTGCCGGACTCCGCCGCCCTGTGGTCGGTGGCGATCCCGGGGCACGACGTGGGCGTGGAGGAGGAGCGGCTGCCGTTCGAGGAGCTGGCGGCGGCGTGTGTGGCCGAGATCCTGGAGAAGGTGGCCGGCCCGATCGTGCTGTACGGGCACTGCGGCGTCGGCTCGGCCCTGGCCGTCGAGCTGGCCCGCCGCCTGGAGGCCGCCGGGCGGGAGCCGGCCGCCGTCTACATCGGCGGGATCTTCCCCTTCGCCCGGCCGCGCGGCGCGCTGCTGTCGCGGCTGACGAAGCTGGCGGAGGGCGAGCGGCTGCGCGGCGACCAGCGTTACGTCAACTGGCTCATCTCGATGGGCCTGGACATGGGCGAGGTGGACCCGGGGCAGGCCCGCAGGATCGTGCGCAACATGCGGCGCGACTCGCGCGAGGCCGAGGAGTTCTACACGCGGCTGCTGGAGTCCGGCGCGGAGCGGCTGCGCGCGCCGGTGATCACCGTGGCCGGCACCGAGGACCCGGCCACGGACTACTACCAGGAGCGCTACCGGGAGTGGCACTTCCTCACGCCGGTGTCGGCCGTGGTCGTGCTGGCCGAGGCGGGGCACTTCTTCCTCAAGTACCGGGCGCGGGAGCTGGCCGGGATCGTCACCACCGTGCACCGGGAGCTGGAGGCGCCCGTGACGGGCCGCCGGGACGGCGCCACCTGGTGGCTGCACGGCGTGTCGCGCGCCGGCGAGGCGCCCCCGCCCGCCGGGCCCCGGCCGGGCCTGGCCCGCTTCCTGACCGTGGCGGCGAGCCAGCTCGTGTCGGCGACGGGGTCGGCGCTGACCGAGTTCGCGGTGCCGCTGTGGATCTACACCACGACGGGGTCGGTGGCGCAGTTCGCGCTCATGGCGGTCGCCGGGCTGGTGCCGGGGCTGCTGGCCGCGCCGGTCGCCGGGGCGGTGATCGACCGCGCGGACCGGCGGCGGGTGATGCTGGCGGGCGACGCGGCGGCGCTGGCGATCCAGCTCGCGTTCGGCACGCTGCTGTGGACCGGGAACCTGTCGCCGGGACTGATCTACCCGCTGCTCGGCTGCCTGTCGGTGGCGCTGACGTTCCAGCGGATCGCGTACTTCTCGGCCGTGCCGCAGCTCGTGCCCAAGCTGTACCTCGGGCACGCCAACGGGGTGCTGCAGCTCGGCAACGGCACCGCGCAGCTCCTGGTGCCGCTGTTCGCGGTCGGGCTGATGGCGGGCATCGGGCTCGGCGGCATCCTCGTGCTCGACGTCCTGAGCTACGCGGTCGCCGTCGCCGTGCTGCTGGTGGTGCGCTTCCCGCGCACGCTGCCGTGGCGGCGGCGCGAGTCGGTGAAGGACGAGATCCTGGGCGGGCTGCGCTACTCGCTCGGGCACCGCGGGTTCGTCGCGATGTTGCTGTTCTTCGTCGTCATGAACGTCTTCCTCGCGCCGCTGCTGCTGATGTTCTCGCCGCTGGTGCTGTCCTTCGCGGGGCTCGGGGACGTGGGCCGGGTGTCGTTCCTGGCGGGGGCGGGGACGCTGGCCGGCGCGCTGGTCATGACCGTGTGGGGCGGGCCGCGCCGGCTGCGGCTGCGCGGCGTGCTGCTGTGCGCGCTGGCGCTCGGCTTCTGCTGCGCGGTCACCGGCCTGCGGGCCGACCTGGCGGTGATCGCGGCCGGGGCGTGCGGGATGACGGCCTGGGTGACGGTGCTGAACGGCATCTACACCACGATCGTCCAGGTCAAGGTGCCGCAGCGCTTCCACGGGCGGGTGTTCGCGATGAACACCCTCATCGCCTGGTCCACGCTGCCGATCGGGTACGGCCTGGTCGCCCCGTACGCCGCCGCGCTGCTCGACCCGCTGCTGCTGGACGGCGGCCCGCTGGCCCCGACCGTGGGCGCGCTCATCGGCACCGGGCCGGGGCGCGGCATCGGCCTCATGTACGTGCTGTCCGGCCTGGTCATCATGGCGCTCGCGCTGGTCGCGACGCGGGTGCCGGCCCTGGCCCGCTTCGACAGGGAGGTGCCCGACACCGTCGCCGACGACCTGGTCGGCCTGCGCGCGCTGGGCGTCCCCGCCGCTGATCCCCTACCTCCGGGAGTAACCGCCATGGACGCAGCCCCCGCACGCCCCCTCGACCGGGCGGGAGAGCCCCGGTGAGCCTGGAGCGCAGGCTGGCCGAGCTGATCGCCGAGGTCTCCGAGGGCGCGGTCGGCGCCGAGGAGGCCCTGGCCGGCGAGCACAGCCTGTCCGCGCTCGGGCTCACGTCGCTGGCCCGCATCAGGCTCGTGGACGCCATCGAGGACGTCTTCGGCGTGGACGTGGACCTGGGCGCGGGGCCGAGCGCCGAGCTGTCCACCGCCGAGCGCGTCGGCGACCTCGCCGCCGCCGTGGCGGGCCTGCTGGAGCGCGGGTCGTGACCGGCCTGGAGCAGGCCGTGGTGGTGTTCGCGGCGGCCCCGCCGCGGGTGCCGGAGGGGCCGCTGACGTGGGGGCAGCGGCTCATGTGGCGGGCGACGCACCTGATGGGCGGCAGCCGGGCCTTCCTCAACTGCCCGTGGGTGCTGCCGGTCTACGGCCGCCGCGAGCCGGCCGACGTCCTCGGCGGGCTGCGCGCGCTGCTGGAGCGGCACGAGAGCCTGCGCACCACGTTCGTGGCCGGTCCTGAGGGCCCGGTGCAGCGGGTGGCGGCGACCGGCGAGCTGCCGGTGGCGCTGACCGTGCCGGAGCCGGGCGAGAGCGCGCTGCGGGCGGCCGCGCGGGTCGCCGCCGACCTCGGCCGCGTCCCGTTCGACCACGGCCGGGACCTGCCGCTGCGCTGTTCGCTCGTGCTGAAGGACGGCCGGCCGAAGGCGGTCGCGCTCGCCTTCTCCCACCTGGCCGTGGACTACCAGGCGTTGTCGCTGCTGGCCGCCGAGTGGAAGGCGCTGCTGCGCGGCGAGGAGCTGCCGCCGCCCTCCTGGCAGCCGGCCGACCAGGTGGAGCTGGAGCGGTCGCCGGTGTTCCTGGCGCGGTCGGCGCGGTCGCTGGCGTACTGGCGGCCGGTGCTGGAGGAGGTGCCGCTGGAGGTGTTCGACCACGCCCCCGGGGAGCCGGAGGACCCGCGCTTCATCGAGGTCGAGCTGGAGTCGGTGGCGCTGGCGGCCGCGGCGACCGCCCTGGCGGCCCGCTGGACGCTCAGCACCACGAGCGTGCTGCTGGCCGCCTGCGCCGCCGTCCTCGCCACGGCGAGCGGCCGGGAGCGGGCGGTCATGCAGCTCGTGCACGGCAACCGGCGCGACCCCCGCACCCGCGGCCTGGTCGCCACCGTCGGGCAGGACGCGCTGTTCGTCCTGGACCTGGCGGAGCAGGACTTCGCCGCGCTCTGCCGGGCCGCGCACCGCAACGCCCTGACCGCCTACCGCAACGCCTGCTACGACCCCTACGCGATGCAGGCCATGCGCGAGGAGGTCGGCCGCCGGCGCGGCCGGGAGCCGGACCTGGACGCCTTCTTCAACGACCGGCGCGGCACCGGCGAGTGGCCGAGCCTGCCCGCCGCGGCCCCGCCGTCGCGGACGTCGGTGCGCGACGCCTGGCCCGGCGTGCGGTTCAAGGCGTTCTTCACCGTCGGCACCGCCCCCGACACCGGGCAGCTCAGCCTCATCGCCGACACCGCCTACCTCGGGCGGGAGACGGCGCGGGCCATGCTGCTGGCCGTGGAGAGCCTGCTGGTGCGGGCCGTGCGCGAGGACGTGCCGATGGCCGGCGCCGCCCGGCTGTGCGGCATGCCGCGCCCGGGCGGCCTGCCCGCCGCGTCGCGGTGAGCGGGGTCAGGGCACGAGCACGAGCCGGATCGGGTCGCCCTCCTTGCGGGCCAGCCGGTCGAGCGCGGCCGGGGCCTCGGCCAGCGGCAGCACGCCGCTGACCGACGCGCTCAGGTCGAGCCGCCCGCGCCCGGCCAGCGTGACCAGGCGCTGGACGTCCTGCGGCAGGGAGCCGTAGTGGCCGTGCACGGACTGGCGGAAGTAGGCGAGCCCGATGTCGTCGGGGATCGTGACGGGCTGCCCGGCCAGCCCGACGACGACCAGCCGGCCGCCCGGGCCGAGCACCTTCAGCGCCTGCTCGCGCACCGGCGGCACGCCGGCGAAGTCGAGGGCGACGTCCAGCCCGAGGCCGCCGGTGCGGTCCAGCACGGCGTCGCGGAAGGCCGGGTCGGCCGGGTCGATCGCGACGTCGGCGCCGAGCGCGAGCGCCCGTTGCCTGGCGGCGGGCAGCGGGTCGACGGCGATCACCGGGGCCGCGCCGACCAGGCGCAGGAGCTGTACGGCGTGCGCGCCGAGCCCGCCGACGCCCCACACGGCGGCGGCGTCGCCCGCCCGGGTGGCGGCGGTGGAGGTGATGGCCGCCCACGGGGTGGAGACGGCGTCGGGGATGATGCACGCCTGCTCGAACGGCAGGTCGTCGGGGATCGGCACCACGGTCGTGGCGGTGGCCAGGGCGTACTCGGCGTAGCCGCCGTCGTAGTCGACGCCGCGGGTCAGCACCGTGCCGCGCAGGTCGCTCTCCCCCGCCTGGAGCACCACCCGCTGCCCCGGGCTCCAGGCCTCCGCGCCGGGGCCGGCCGCCTCGATCACGCCCGCCACCTCGTGGCCGAGCGTGACCTCGTCACCGGTGAGCCACGCGGGCCGCAGGGTGCCGTCGAGCAGGTGCACGTCGGACAGGCAGACGCCGGCGGCGCGCACCGCGATCCGCACCTGCCCGGGCCCGGGCTCCGGCACCGGCACGCGCTCCATGCGCAGCTCGCGGGTGGGCAGGTGCAGCCGGGCGGCCAGCATGTCGGTCACGGTGGGTCTCTCTTCCTCGGCCGGGCGGGGCCGGGCGCCCCGCCCACCAGGGAGCCTACGGCCGGGACCGGCCGCCGCCCCAGGCAGGCCCGGGGCGTGTCACCAGCGGTTGCGCGCCTCCTCGGCCCAGCCGGTGAGCCCGTCGAGCGCCACCCAGGCGCCGTCGCCGGCCCGGACCCGGCCGCCGAAGGAGCCGAAGCACTGGTGCGTCTCGGAGCCGACGACGCCCAGCTCGGTGCGCGAGACCCGCTCGTGGAACGGCGTGAACTCCACCTCGACGCCGTCGCCGGAGATCCGCCAGGGCTTGAGCCAGTCGGCGCGGTCGTAGGACCACTCCAGCTCCGCCCCGATCTTGTGCAGCCGGCCGTCGAGGAACAGCGCGTTCTCCGTCATGCCGGTGCCGTCGGTCCACTTGCCGCCGAGCTGCACGGCCCGCCCGGGGGCGCTGCCCGCGGCCCAGTTCCACGCGACGGAGTACGGCCACCTGCCGCGCCCGTGGTCGAGCACCGCGAAGGCGTCCTCGCCCACGTCGTGCGTGACGTCGCCGAGCACGAGCCGGCCGCGCACCGGCCGCCCGACGTCCTTGACCGTGTACTGGAAGCGGCGCGGCCCCCACGGGACCACGACGCCCAGCGACTCGTGCCCGTCCGGGAGCGGGATCTCCAGGTCCACGGCGACGCCGGGCGCGGCGGCCCGCAGCCGGGTGCCGCCGGGGTCCTGGTCGATCTCGACGCGGACGCCGCCGCCCGTGGCGCGGGCCCGGCCCGCGCCGCTGACCGGCGGGAACACCGCGCCGCGGGCCAGCGGCACCACGGCGTCGTGGCTGACCTCCGCGCGGGAGGCGCGGTCGAGCACGTAGACGCCGTGGACGCCGGCGTAGTCCAGCGACGACGCCACCACCCCGACGACGTGGGACGGCGTCACGACGCCCCAGTACTCCCAGCGCTTGGCCCGGCCCCAGCCGCGCAGGTTGGCCCGGTGCAGGGGGCGCCTGGTCCAGCCGACGGCCGCCGGGTTGAGGCGGCCGCCGGGCAGGCACAGGTCGACGGGCTCGGTGATCTCCCGCTCGTGCGTCGGCATGGGCCGAATGTACTAGCCCGGGAAGTTCTTCGGGTTGACCGAGCTGGTGCGGGCGTTGCCGCCCCGCACGGGGTTGAGGGTCAGGGTGTAGATCTTGTAGCGGATCTGCGTCGAGGTGCGGACGGTGGAGTAGCGCAGCCGGTCGTCGAAGCGCTGGTACGTGGCCGCGCGGGTGAAGCGGTGCGAGGAGGTGCTGTAGCGGTAGCCGGTGGTGAAGTAGATGCGGTACGTGCCGTCGCGCACGTCCTTGATGCTGGCCGAGGAGTGGGCGCGGACGTAGATGCTGATCGCCTTGGTGCCGCCGCGGACCAGGATGACGACGCCGTCCCTGGACAGGCCGTTCTTGATCTTCAGGACGCCGCGGCCGCCGCTGATGCGGTCGAAGAGGATCGCGCCGTTGCGCGGGCGCGCGGCGGCGGACGAGGCGGCGGCCTGCGGGGCCGCGGCCACAGCGCTGACGGCAGTGGTGCTGACGGTGGTGGTGCTCGCGGTGGCCCCGGCCGGGGTGGCCGCCACCAGGGCGCCGGCCAGCGTGACCGCGGCGATGAGGCCGGTTCGCGACGCCAGAAGCGTGTTCTTCACGCGAACGTCTCCTTTTGAGGGGGGAACATGGTCAAACCAGGCCCACGATAGAGAACCCAGGCGCTCCGGCCCACCTGTTATCGGGTACTCGCCCTCTTTTTCGCGTTTCCGCGGCCGGGTCAGGCTGATGTGGAGGTGACCTCGCGGGCGAAGGCCAGCGAGGCGGCGAAGCACTCCTCGACCACCTGCTCGCCGACGCCGGCCCACAGGTGGTCGGCGTCCGGCACCGGCCGCAGGTCCGCGCGCGCCCCGGCGGCGCGCAGGGCCTCGGCCAGGCGGGCGCTCTGCGCGGCGGGGACGCGGGTGTCGGCGGTGCCGTGCAGGAGCAGGAACGGCGGCGCGTCCGGCGTCACGTGCGCGACGGGGCTGGCCGCGCGGGCCGCCCCGGGGTCCTCGGCGGCGGGGCGGCCCAGCAGCAGGGCCTCGTACGTGCGCCGGGGTCGGCCGGGTCGAGCGGCCCGTCGTGGTCGGCGGCGAGCGCGGCCAGGTCGGTGGGCGGGTACCAGGCGACGCAGCCGCGCACGCCGGGCTCGGTGAGCGCGGCCAGCGCGGCGAGGTGGCCGCCGGCCGACTCGCCCCACACGACGGTGCGGGCGGCGTCCACGGCCAGCTCGCCGGCGCGGGCGCGCAGCCAGCCGAGCGCGGCGCGCACGTCGTCGAGCTGGGCGGGGTACGGGGCCTCGCCGGACAGCCGGTAGGCGGGGCAGGCCACGGCGAACCCGGCCCCGGCCAGCAGGGCGGGCGGCCCCGGACGCCAGTGCCGGAAGCGGGGGCCGAAGTCGCCGCGCAGGCCCCTGCGCCAGCCGCCGCCGTGCAGGAACACCACCAGCGGGGCGGGTCCCGCCGCGCCCGCGGGCAGCCACAGGTCGAGCTCCAGGGGGCGGGTGCCGTCGCGGAGGGCGTACACGGCGCCGCGCAGCAGCCGCGCGCCGGGGCCGTCCGGGTGGGCGGGGGCGGGCAGCGGCAGGGCGGCCGGGTCCGGGGGCGCGGTCAGCTCCGGCAGGGTCGTCATCGTGCTGGTCCTCACGGGTGCGGGGCGGGCGGGTCCGGGACGGCGGGTCCAGGACGGCGGGTCAGGGGCTCGTGTGCCACTGGTGGCCGGGCAGGAAGCGCACGTCGTACCGCTGCGGCACGGTGCCGAACGCGGCGGGCTCGGGCACGACCGGCTCCTTGGGCAGGCCGAGCGCGTCGGTGGGCGCGCCCAGCGACTCGAAGAAGCGCTCGAACGTGCCGCCGGGCCCGGCCGCGACGCCGACGATCAGGCTGTCGTGGCGCTCGATGCGGTAGGCGTGCGGGCAGCCCTTCGGGACGAAGCCGAAGTCGCCGGCCGTCAGCAGCCGCTCGCTCTGCTCGCCCCGCAGGTCCTCGACGAAGACCCGCACGGCGCCCTGGGTGACGTAGAAGACCTCGTAGGTGCCGGGGTGGGCGTGGGCGGGGATGGTCTCGCCCTTGGGGCCCTGGCAGGTGAAGAAGTTGAAGGTGTTCTCGGTCTGCTCGCCGCCCGCGTAGACGGTGAACAGGTCGCCGAACAGGTGGGCGCGGTCGCCCATGCCCTTCTCGACGAAGTACGGGACGCCGGGCTCGGCGGGCAGGTGCGAGCGGGCGCGGTACCGGGTGGCGTACTCGATCGTCACGTGGACCTCCGGACGTCCGGGGAAAGGGGCTGGTCAGGCGGCACGACGACGCTGTCTCACGGTTTTCGGTCACGCTGGCTCCGCCACGTCACACGGTAGCCCCAGGCGAAGCCGGGCAAGCCGTACACTTGGCGACACACCATGAAGAAAAACGGTCACCGGCGGGACGACGTGCCGGAGCTGCCCTACCGGCCCGCGCCGGGCGCGCCGCCCGGCGTCGAGGTGCTGGACCTGCCGCGGCTCGCCGCGCGCCGCCGCGCGCAGGGCGCCGACCCGTACGCGCCGCGGCGGCTCGGCTTCCACGAGCTGATCGCGGTGCACGCGGGCACGGTGCGGTGCGCGGCCGGCTGGAGCGTGCACGAGGTGGGGCCGGGGAGCTGGTTCTGGGTCCGGCCGGGGCAGGTCCACCAGTACCTCGGCGACCTGTCCGCGGCCGAGGCCACGGTGATCCTCTTCCCCACGGGCTTCCTCGACCGCGTGTCGGGCGCGGCGGCCGGCGTGGACCGGCGGGTCCGCCGCGCGCCGCTGACCCCGGCGGGCGCCCAGCGCACGGCCGTGGAGCAGGTGCTGGAGCTGCTGCGCGGCGAGTATGCCCGGCTCGCGGACCTGCCGCTGGAGGCGCACATCGAGGTGATGCGCCACCTGCTGTCGGTCCTGCTGCTGCGCCTGGCGCACCTGCGGGGCGGGACGGCCGGGGAGAGCGCGGGCAACGAGGCGTTCCTGCGGCTGCAGGAGGCGGTGGAGCGCGACTTCGCCCGCACCCACAAGGTGGCGGACTACGCGGCCCGGCTCGGCTACAGCGTGCGCACCCTGACCCGCGCGGCGCACGCGGTGGCCGGGCGCGGAGCCAAGCGCCTCATCGACGACCGGGTGCTGCTGGAGGCCAAGCGGCTGCTGGTGCACACCGACCTGCCGGCGTCGGCGGTGGGCGACCGGGTGGGGTTCGCGCACCCGACGGCGTTCGGGGCGTTCTTCCGGCGGCGCACGGGGATGACGCCGGCGACGTTCCGCGCCGTCACCCGCGGCGCCGCCCCCGACCCGGCCGCCGGCGGGTGGGCCGCTCAGGAGCCGCCGAGCACGGCCAGCGCCTCCTCGACGTAGGAGAGCAGCGGGCGCACCCGCCCGTCGAGGTGCCACTGCTCCAGCGAGCCGAAGTAGACCCCGAACCAGTACGCGCGGGCGGTGACCCGGGCGCGGACGGGCGGCACGCCGGCGGCGGTCAGCAGGTCGGTGAGGCGGCGGCTGCCCTCGTCCAGCCCGGCGTG encodes:
- a CDS encoding non-ribosomal peptide synthetase/MFS transporter, which translates into the protein MTTTDPTPSSPEQPSEVAGVLSEAKRALLARRLRQGAAVAATAPEGTPEDAAGGRHGDAAGSGQGAGGTPGGGPGVRRVVPVRAAGELPLSHAQERLWFLEQFAPGTAQLTIPIRVRLRGPLDADRLAAALAATAAGHDALRMRFPATGDGRPRVTVAEAATGEAAGEEVLPLTVREAAGEDAARALVEEFLAAPFDLAAGPVARALLVRLGPADHVLTIAIHHIAADGWSADLLLRELYARYDGTVPPPPEVSYADYAAWQRARPLAARDLEFWRDRLAGLEPLDLPTDRPRPPERTYSGAACAFELPEEAAAGLARLAREHRATPYMVLLAAFAALLGRYAGASDVAVGSPVAGRPAPELDRVVGCFVNMLTMRVDLSGDPSFAELLERARAVTLDALAHQDLPFEQLVAELDLPREVSRPPLFEVLLAVQNYRDGDLVPPAGLSAADFPVSSWSTRYDLELYAGDGRGGLLVHNTDLFDRETAERLTGHLGTLLARAAARPDLPLSRLDLMTDGERRLVLETWNDTATAYPGPATLHGRFEAQAARTPDALAVRCEGRSLTYAELDAAADRIARTLRRHGVRPGSVVAVCAERSPELLPGLLGVLKAGAAYLPVDPEYPAERVAFMLADAAPAALLTQRGLRAELPPSAALVLDLDDPDAWTGGDDAPLPQAGPGDVAYVIYTSGSTGRPKGVPNTHGGIANRLDWMQERFGLDAADVVLQKTPLSFDVSVWELFWPLRCGARLTLAAPGGHRDAAYLRELIAAEGVTTAHFVPSMLAVFLAEDGAAGCGSLRRVICSGEELPADLARRCLAALPAAELHNLYGPTEAAVDVSAWHCTPDALAGLARVPIGGPIANTALYVLDAALRPAPVGVPGELHIGGAGLATGYLNRPALTAERFVPDPYGPPGARLYRTGDLARWRPDGTLEFLGRLDDQVKLRGLRIEPGEIEAALRALPAVRDAAVIVREDRLVAYVTPGEAEPDRSAGPDHAALRAALKRTLPDHMVPAAFVTLDALPLGPSGKLDRRRLPAPVAARDAGVALVAPATPTESALAAIWRDLLGLDAVGVHDDFFDLGGHSLLATQVVARLRRDSGLAVAVMDVFKHRTIRELAALADTPAERRGPRALLHRLTPASRRAPELTYVCVPYGGGSAVVYQPLADALPDSAALWSVAIPGHDVGVEEERLPFEELAAACVAEILEKVAGPIVLYGHCGVGSALAVELARRLEAAGREPAAVYIGGIFPFARPRGALLSRLTKLAEGERLRGDQRYVNWLISMGLDMGEVDPGQARRIVRNMRRDSREAEEFYTRLLESGAERLRAPVITVAGTEDPATDYYQERYREWHFLTPVSAVVVLAEAGHFFLKYRARELAGIVTTVHRELEAPVTGRRDGATWWLHGVSRAGEAPPPAGPRPGLARFLTVAASQLVSATGSALTEFAVPLWIYTTTGSVAQFALMAVAGLVPGLLAAPVAGAVIDRADRRRVMLAGDAAALAIQLAFGTLLWTGNLSPGLIYPLLGCLSVALTFQRIAYFSAVPQLVPKLYLGHANGVLQLGNGTAQLLVPLFAVGLMAGIGLGGILVLDVLSYAVAVAVLLVVRFPRTLPWRRRESVKDEILGGLRYSLGHRGFVAMLLFFVVMNVFLAPLLLMFSPLVLSFAGLGDVGRVSFLAGAGTLAGALVMTVWGGPRRLRLRGVLLCALALGFCCAVTGLRADLAVIAAGACGMTAWVTVLNGIYTTIVQVKVPQRFHGRVFAMNTLIAWSTLPIGYGLVAPYAAALLDPLLLDGGPLAPTVGALIGTGPGRGIGLMYVLSGLVIMALALVATRVPALARFDREVPDTVADDLVGLRALGVPAADPLPPGVTAMDAAPARPLDRAGEPR
- a CDS encoding acyl carrier protein; translated protein: MSLERRLAELIAEVSEGAVGAEEALAGEHSLSALGLTSLARIRLVDAIEDVFGVDVDLGAGPSAELSTAERVGDLAAAVAGLLERGS
- a CDS encoding condensation domain-containing protein; the protein is MTGLEQAVVVFAAAPPRVPEGPLTWGQRLMWRATHLMGGSRAFLNCPWVLPVYGRREPADVLGGLRALLERHESLRTTFVAGPEGPVQRVAATGELPVALTVPEPGESALRAAARVAADLGRVPFDHGRDLPLRCSLVLKDGRPKAVALAFSHLAVDYQALSLLAAEWKALLRGEELPPPSWQPADQVELERSPVFLARSARSLAYWRPVLEEVPLEVFDHAPGEPEDPRFIEVELESVALAAAATALAARWTLSTTSVLLAACAAVLATASGRERAVMQLVHGNRRDPRTRGLVATVGQDALFVLDLAEQDFAALCRAAHRNALTAYRNACYDPYAMQAMREEVGRRRGREPDLDAFFNDRRGTGEWPSLPAAAPPSRTSVRDAWPGVRFKAFFTVGTAPDTGQLSLIADTAYLGRETARAMLLAVESLLVRAVREDVPMAGAARLCGMPRPGGLPAASR
- a CDS encoding zinc-binding dehydrogenase, which encodes MLAARLHLPTRELRMERVPVPEPGPGQVRIAVRAAGVCLSDVHLLDGTLRPAWLTGDEVTLGHEVAGVIEAAGPGAEAWSPGQRVVLQAGESDLRGTVLTRGVDYDGGYAEYALATATTVVPIPDDLPFEQACIIPDAVSTPWAAITSTAATRAGDAAAVWGVGGLGAHAVQLLRLVGAAPVIAVDPLPAARQRALALGADVAIDPADPAFRDAVLDRTGGLGLDVALDFAGVPPVREQALKVLGPGGRLVVVGLAGQPVTIPDDIGLAYFRQSVHGHYGSLPQDVQRLVTLAGRGRLDLSASVSGVLPLAEAPAALDRLARKEGDPIRLVLVP
- a CDS encoding DUF2804 domain-containing protein translates to MPTHEREITEPVDLCLPGGRLNPAAVGWTRRPLHRANLRGWGRAKRWEYWGVVTPSHVVGVVASSLDYAGVHGVYVLDRASRAEVSHDAVVPLARGAVFPPVSGAGRARATGGGVRVEIDQDPGGTRLRAAAPGVAVDLEIPLPDGHESLGVVVPWGPRRFQYTVKDVGRPVRGRLVLGDVTHDVGEDAFAVLDHGRGRWPYSVAWNWAAGSAPGRAVQLGGKWTDGTGMTENALFLDGRLHKIGAELEWSYDRADWLKPWRISGDGVEVEFTPFHERVSRTELGVVGSETHQCFGSFGGRVRAGDGAWVALDGLTGWAEEARNRW
- a CDS encoding prolyl oligopeptidase family serine peptidase: MLLGRPAAEDPGAARAASPVAHVTPDAPPFLLLHGTADTRVPAAQSARLAEALRAAGARADLRPVPDADHLWAGVGEQVVEECFAASLAFAREVTSTSA
- a CDS encoding alpha/beta hydrolase fold domain-containing protein — encoded protein: MTTLPELTAPPDPAALPLPAPAHPDGPGARLLRGAVYALRDGTRPLELDLWLPAGAAGPAPLVVFLHGGGWRRGLRGDFGPRFRHWRPGPPALLAGAGFAVACPAYRLSGEAPYPAQLDDVRAALGWLRARAGELAVDAARTVVWGESAGGHLAALAALTEPGVRGCVAWYPPTDLAALAADHDGPLDPADPGARTRPCCWAAPPPRTPGRPARPAPSRT
- a CDS encoding quercetin 2,3-dioxygenase; protein product: MTIEYATRYRARSHLPAEPGVPYFVEKGMGDRAHLFGDLFTVYAGGEQTENTFNFFTCQGPKGETIPAHAHPGTYEVFYVTQGAVRVFVEDLRGEQSERLLTAGDFGFVPKGCPHAYRIERHDSLIVGVAAGPGGTFERFFESLGAPTDALGLPKEPVVPEPAAFGTVPQRYDVRFLPGHQWHTSP
- a CDS encoding helix-turn-helix transcriptional regulator gives rise to the protein MKKNGHRRDDVPELPYRPAPGAPPGVEVLDLPRLAARRRAQGADPYAPRRLGFHELIAVHAGTVRCAAGWSVHEVGPGSWFWVRPGQVHQYLGDLSAAEATVILFPTGFLDRVSGAAAGVDRRVRRAPLTPAGAQRTAVEQVLELLRGEYARLADLPLEAHIEVMRHLLSVLLLRLAHLRGGTAGESAGNEAFLRLQEAVERDFARTHKVADYAARLGYSVRTLTRAAHAVAGRGAKRLIDDRVLLEAKRLLVHTDLPASAVGDRVGFAHPTAFGAFFRRRTGMTPATFRAVTRGAAPDPAAGGWAAQEPPSTASASST